CACATCTAGAAAGACAAGGGCCTTCGGACCCCCGCTCAAGCTGTGTTCACATTCCTGTGACGTTTGCGCAAGTCTGCCGCGACCTCGGCGAGCCCTTACACAGAGCGACGGAGTGCCTAGAATCGTTTCCTCGTCATCATGGAAACTCCTCGAGATCCGTATCCAACCGTTCGTCATGCCCGCGGGAGACCATCTCCGCCAGCGGCCCGCTTGGGTTCAATTCTGAGCCAGGGCGATTCTCTGCGCGCCCGACGACCGCGGGTGTGAGTCGACGTGCGCTCGCAACTGCAGCGCAGGTAGCCGCGCTGTATCTCTACTAGCCGCCGCAATCACTCATCATGCCCCCGCGCCACTAAGTCCGCCAGCTGCCCTTGCGCATCCTCGAACTCGTCCGCGTAGTCGAACAGGATCGCCACCGATCGCGGGCTGTGGCCGGAGAACTCCAGGACCTTTGGCAGCGGCCACCCCTTGCGCGCGGCGTAGCCCATCGCCTCGGTCAGCGCCATGCGGCGTAGGCCGTGCGGGCGGGTCGGCTCCCCGACCCGCTCGCTGTAGCGACGCACGATCGCGTAGAGAGTGGAATTCGGGATCCGCCTCAAGCCCGCCTCGTTGATCTCGGAATGGTCGGTCGGCGGGCTGCCGGCCACGACGCCGACCGGGCCGGCTTCCCTCAACCGTTCCTGGGTGGTCCTCGTTTTCGAGGCTGACCAGGAGAGGGCCCGGAGCATCACCTCGCAGAGCGATCCAGGCCCGTAGCACCGCAGCCGTCGGAGCCGGGACGGTGAGCGGGACCTTCTCGGTCTCCCCTTTCCGGGTCACCGAAAGGGTCATCCGGCCGGCTTTGCCTTCCTCGACATTCTCGAGGTCGAGCTGGTGAATCTCCCGGCGCCGGAGCCCGAGGTCGCCGGCGAGACGCAAGATGGCCAGATCGCACTCGGCCCACGGCGAGGCCTCAGCCGCCGCGGCGCCGGGAAGGCCTCAACTTGGAAGGTGTGAAGCGAAAAGCAAAAGGCAAAAGCTCCAGAGAAGGGAAAAAACAAAAAAGAACGGGCCTCGGGCGGTCGTGGGTTTCGCCTCGCCCTCCGCCGGGCCTGCCGCCGCGGCCGCACCGACCAGCCGCGGCCCCGCCCACCGCCCCCTTCAATGGAAGCTTCTGTGTCTTGGTTTTTGAGTTTTTGAGTCTTGAGTTTTGCGTCTTGTCTCGAACAAAAGAGCCTTGTCTTTGTCTCGAGGCGCGGCGGCAGGCCCGGCGGAGGGCGAGGCGAAACCCACGACCGCCCGAGGCCCGTTCTTTTTTGCTTCTTCCCTTCTCTGGAGCTTTTGCCTTTTGCTTTTCGCTTCTCGCCTTCCAAGATGAGGCCTTCCCGGCTCCGCGGCGGCTGAGGCCCCGCCGTGGGCCGAGCGCGATCTCGCCATCTTGCGTCTCGCCGGCGACCTCGGGCTCCGGCGCCGGGAGTTTCACCAGCTCGATCTCGAGGACGTCGAGGAAGGCAAAGTCGGCCGGATGACCCTCTCGGTGACCCGGAAAGGGGAGAGCGAGAAGGTTCCGCTCACCGTCCCGGCCCCGACGGAGGCGGTACTCCGGGCCTGGGTCGCCTCAGCGCAGGTCTTCTAGGATGCGTTCGCGCGGAACGCCTTGGTGCCGAGCGACCGCCGTCAGAATGGCTGACAGAGTTCCAATGCGCAAGGCACGATGAAGAGGTACGACGACCCGTTGCCGCGTCGGGTGGTCCGTCTCGAGCGTGACGTGGCTTCCGACCTGATGGACCTCCCGATACTGCCACCGGGAGGTGAG
The sequence above is drawn from the Candidatus Methylomirabilis tolerans genome and encodes:
- a CDS encoding type II toxin-antitoxin system HicA family toxin, giving the protein MKLPRDLSGARLVQLLTSRWQYREVHQVGSHVTLETDHPTRQRVVVPLHRALRIGTLSAILTAVARHQGVPRERILEDLR